One genomic region from Salvelinus sp. IW2-2015 linkage group LG24, ASM291031v2, whole genome shotgun sequence encodes:
- the LOC111951456 gene encoding electron transfer flavoprotein regulatory factor 1 isoform X2, whose protein sequence is MANPLRREVRQLYKNLLHLGREYPQGADYFRERLNSAFMKNKDVTDPKEIRKLVDCGEAVIKELGTLYYLREYSAMKKRFYEEELLGLLNMGRPTD, encoded by the exons ATGGCCAACCCTCTGAGGAGAGAGGTTAGACAGCTGTACAAGAAT CTACTGCATCTGGGACGGGAATACCCCCAAGGAGCAGACTACTTCAGGGAGCGTCTGAACAGTGCCTTTATGAAGAACAAAGATGTCACAGACCCCAAGGAGATCAGAAAGCTTGTCGATTGTGGAGAGGCTGTGATTAAGGAACTGGGGACCCTGTACTATCTGAGGGAATATAGCGCCATGAAAAAGCGTTTCTACGAAGAAGAATTGTTAGGCCTGCTGAATATGGGCAGACCGACAGACTGA